The following proteins come from a genomic window of Terribacillus aidingensis:
- a CDS encoding histidine phosphatase family protein: protein MLTTLYVVRHAHTIYTPDERNRTLSEKGYRDARIVQKLLAAEQVDTYISSPYRRAWETIVRNASAAVLDERLRERQVATAPVEDFQGAMDRLWSQEEYLFPGGESNRSARARGVNAFQDILAAYPGKRVAIGTHGNLMVLTMGHYDTRFDYEFWKQLKMPAIWKLTFDDHQYIQAEPLSIQK, encoded by the coding sequence ATGCTGACAACTCTTTATGTTGTGCGTCATGCGCATACTATTTATACACCCGATGAACGGAACCGGACATTATCCGAGAAAGGATATCGTGATGCGAGGATAGTTCAGAAGCTTTTAGCAGCCGAACAAGTAGACACCTATATCTCCAGCCCCTATCGACGTGCTTGGGAAACGATTGTGCGTAATGCTTCCGCTGCTGTGCTGGATGAAAGACTGCGAGAGCGGCAAGTAGCCACTGCACCGGTTGAAGACTTCCAAGGAGCTATGGACCGTTTATGGTCACAGGAAGAATATCTGTTTCCGGGCGGTGAATCGAATAGGAGTGCTAGAGCAAGAGGCGTGAATGCCTTTCAGGATATACTCGCTGCTTATCCTGGTAAACGGGTCGCCATCGGAACGCACGGTAATCTGATGGTGCTGACAATGGGGCATTACGACACCCGGTTCGATTATGAATTCTGGAAACAGCTGAAGATGCCTGCTATCTGGAAGCTAACCTTCGATGACCACCAATACATACAGGCTGAGCCTTTATCTATACAAAAATAG
- a CDS encoding GNAT family N-acetyltransferase, with translation MTVTIREARKADCNRIGEISMLGWQFAYQDILPADYLTAIRPEERAARFERVLGSGSLLLVAEEGETVVGFISGGRCRDNIHPDYDGEVYAVYLDPANKNRGIGKMLMRSLENRLATDGLTGVVAWMLVGNDARHFYESLGGVKIAEDKLQIEGVSYPEIAYGWKIADR, from the coding sequence ATGACAGTTACCATACGTGAAGCAAGAAAAGCTGACTGTAATAGGATCGGAGAAATTAGTATGCTTGGCTGGCAATTTGCCTATCAGGATATATTGCCTGCTGATTATCTAACTGCCATTCGACCGGAAGAAAGAGCAGCTCGGTTTGAAAGGGTGCTGGGGTCCGGATCCTTACTGCTTGTTGCAGAAGAAGGTGAGACGGTTGTCGGCTTTATCAGCGGAGGCAGATGCCGGGATAATATACATCCAGATTACGATGGCGAGGTATACGCAGTTTATCTTGATCCTGCCAATAAGAATCGTGGGATCGGAAAGATGCTTATGCGATCTTTGGAAAATCGGCTTGCCACCGACGGGTTAACAGGCGTGGTGGCATGGATGCTCGTCGGAAATGATGCCAGGCATTTCTATGAAAGCTTAGGCGGAGTGAAAATCGCTGAAGACAAGCTTCAGATTGAAGGGGTCTCTTACCCTGAAATTGCATACGGATGGAAAATAGCGGACAGATGA